The following nucleotide sequence is from Leptodactylus fuscus isolate aLepFus1 chromosome 10, aLepFus1.hap2, whole genome shotgun sequence.
tcactgttaaaatgctgtcgggaattgagatctgcagttggatctcaatgccaaatagcattttcaacagtgaatagCTCTAAAAGTATAAATTCTATCATCAAATGCTCAGAGCTGACGTCCTTGGCGAGAAAAGGgttaaagttgtttttttccaaATGTACAAGAGTGACCTGCATaagaaaggtatgttgtttatccctGTAATGAGCTCTAACATGGCGGTGACTGTTGAATATGCATGGGGCAGGTGGTAGCGTGCCTTTAAAAATTGTATCCGACAGGCAATGTCTGCACATGTCATTTGAACCACGCTGTATACTGTACACAGCAGATCCCATTTATAATAAGACATGTCATCAGATACCAGGTATGGTTATGggcttctttattttttatttcaactgtaatttttattaaagtttttgacAATAATGCATATAACAGAAAGAAAAGTCACAACATGCGGCATAATGAGTATAGGAAACCTATCGTAATCCCAAAATACAAAAGTCTATGGGAAAGAAATAAAGGCAGACACAGGACAAGACAAAGAAaaaaggggaggaggggggatggactatttttttttacatttttttgataAGCATAAATTGGAAAAGACTTTTAGCCATTCAGCCGGAAGTTGagttctgttttgttttgttcctTTTATTAAAGGCTCCTGAACTTTTTGAGAACAAGCCGTACACTGTGAGTGTGGACTATTGGAGTTTTGGTACCATGATCTTTGAATGCATAGCTGGCTTCAGACCATTCCTACATAACATGCAGCCTTTTACTTGGTAAGTAAGTGTGGCAGCTTTGCAGCTACCTTATATTTGGACAATGTTGACGCTATGTATTTAAACATATGATTATTGTATCTTCATCCAAACAGTATGAATGAATCCGAATTTAGAACTACAATGGAAATGATGAACTATTTTGTTTTAATAATGTTACTGCCTGATAAACTCTGGGTAAAAGAGAGTCATGGCAGTAAGTGTGAATTCTTAGGGCTTTATCCTCTAAAGTGCCATTATTTCAAATTCATTGTCATGCAATGTAAACCTAACCACCTATGTAATAACCATGGaacacagtgggttttttttttttatggcatctTCTTGCTTTTTCCTGTATTGTATGCACCGTACAAGTATTTCTACTCCCACTGCCCAGTCTTGCCAGTCTAGCAAAACGGTAACAATAAATTTCTTGGCAGAGTAACAGCATACAGTTTGAGCAAAAGATGTTCCATTCTAAGTACATTATTTATAGCCGTCATTCTGTTTTTTGGAAGGCATGAGAAGATCAAGAAGAAGGACCCTAAACACATTTATGCTTACGAAGAGATGTCAGGGGAAATTCGTTTCAGCACGCATTTACCACAGCCCAATAATTTGTGCAGGTATGCTATTGGATACGTTGAGAATCCTCTCACATTTAACAGGAAGTTAAAGCTAACAGGGTGTATAAAATGAAAGCTTATTGGTAACTTAAGATACTTCCCCTGCATGTGTGCTGTGGCTTTATTCATTAAGTTGGGACCACTGGAGATAGCCAAGCTCTGAACTTCAATGGTCCCACAGAtatgaacagagctgcagtgtgTATGTGCGCCTTTCTTTCCGTTCCAGCCGCTTGGCAAATTACATATGTATTTCTTATTGTTTGAGTAGGGAATATGTTTAGTTTGGGTTCCAACCCCTTCCATTTAAACTGTATTTGCGTGTATACATATCAGTGACTGCCATTGGTGAGGGAACATGCAAGTCCAATTTATTCTTCTGACCTCAGCCAAGGTCAGACTGTCAGGGTCACTGCAGTTCAGCGTTTCCATGATCGTGCAATCTCCAGTGCTTACTTGCCATGCCGTTGTGAGTACTGCAGCCTGagtcccatagacttgtatgagaTACCGCTGCTGTTTAGATTGCGGGGATGAAGCATTGCACCTGAACTGGTTCCAGCTGATCTATGTGACATGCCAATAGTAAGATTCTCACAACTTTAACATTTTAAAAAACGATGTCCTATCCATAATACAGGAAATAAAATTGGAAATAAAATGTTTACTTAGGTTGAAACAGTTCATGTCCATCAAATTCAGCCTTTCTCAAATCCGTTATACGTCATTTAGTGCTTTACGGTATTTGTCATCTACCGCTAACAATGTGTATGAAAGCGGGTGCCATAGGTAACATTGAGCAACATTACTGCCATTTGGTGCACTGATGCCGAAGCTGTAGTACAGCATTTCTACCATCCCCAGTGCACGGAGGGTTGCAGAGATTTGAAGATGCCAGGTTCTATCAAAAACTCTACTGATGGTGCACTTGTGAATTCAAGGAATTGATAAAGATTTACAAACTTAGAGTTTACAACTCGCATTACAAACTAACCGCctcttaggcctgattcacatcaggacccctgaacggaataccaaacgcattgaaaaACAGTGAACAATGAaatcacatggactccatagactgtaatagaacatgcagagagaaaagttccccattatagtctatggggtccgagtgctttcattgctcactgctttttaatgtgttcgatattctgtttggggggggtcctcaagtggactccccgaatggaatactgaatgcagatgtgaaccgggcctcagaggAGTAGCTGCATCATAGATTTATTTGTGGGCCTTCAAGCTAATAAAGTTTTTACCTTTTTTGTGTAGCAACATGGTAGATCAGCTGGAGACCTGGTTACAGTTGGTTCTGAACTGGGACCCTCAGCAAAGAGGTGGAGGTTTGGAGAGCCATACTGGCCGTCCACAGTGTTTTGTGATGATGGACCATATTCTAAACCTAAAGGTATGTCCTTGGTATCACCTTTCAATGAGGTATTATGTGTGTGTGAAATGTCTATTAGACACTCCTGGCTCATTCAATTACTTTTACAGATTGTTCACATTTTGAACATGACATCTGCCAAGATTTTATCCTTCCTGCTGCAACCAGATGAAAGTCTGCACTCCTTGCAGTCTTGCATTGAAAGAGAGACTGGAATAACCACTTGTAACCAAGAATTGCTGCTTGAGATGGGAGTATCTCTTGATCCCAGGAAGCCTGCTTCGCAATGTGTGATAGATGGGGTGGTaagaagagaactcatttgaaaaaTTTGTAACTTTGACATCAGTATATTTATTCTCATATTGTTTTGCCTACATGTATGAGGTGACTTCTGTGCCCTCATTGCAAATTTCTTTAACAAACTTCATCACCTACTTTGTAGATGCAGGTGTGGCCTTATAAAAGACGTAGCTTATGCTTTATAGTGCTGTGTCCTATAAAAACCAGAACGACTTCAGTAGTTGCCCCATGTACACCTGTTGTTGAATTTACTGGGTTACACATAAATGTCTCCAATGCTGTCAGGCTCCTAGGGCCTGGTGCTAAATTGCCTAGTGACGTCCCCTGACACCGCCACTATATACTAAGATGGGGAGGTGTCAACATCCATACAATTTGGACAGGCCAAACTGCAGTCTCGCGTCATTGTATGCTACAGCACATTAATCCTACTTATCACTGTAAGATCTAAAGGTTATACCCCAACAaacatacattaaagggatcatcCAGGGGGACCTAAAAATTCTTTGGAGGATGGGAAAGTTGCAACAATACAAATGGAGTTATAGCCCCTCTTTGCTTcaaaggacacgttgatccaggtttttatactgactgccagatttggagtcgggaaggaattttttcccctgaaatagggcaattggcatgagcctcatggggtttttttgccttcccctggatcaacactgtagggattgtagggttataggttggacttgatggactaatgtctttatccaacctcatctactacgtaACTATGTAGCCCCAGGTTAGTGAGGGGAACTATAGGAAAGTCATTACGTGATGCTGCATGTGCTGAGGCCAGTTTAGGGTGGAAAACCACCtgacacatcccctttaaaagtCTCTCCTAAATATAGGCCATTAATAGTTCCAGAAGAATAAGGTAACTGCTCTTTTGAAAGTGGTAATAttgttatttttctatttatctatgtaaatAAGCAGAGATTAATGACGTACTGAACCTTCTGattttgtgtgtgtatacatagagAGGCTGGGACAGCTACATGGTCTACTTGTTTGACAAAAGTAAAACTGCTTATGAAGGACCCTTCCAACCCCGGCACCTATCGGAATGTGTAAATTATATTGGTAAGTCAAGTGCTGAAatagggttctgtttaaaggggttctattactagagttttgtgttttttagctaaagctatgcctcaatagcctttaaaaagactattcaggtgctgctaatcatttctagaaagacccccccccccccctgtttttgttaattaccgtggaaatcaatatgcaaatcagctccaccgTGCACGGTACACGCCCACCGCtgtctccaagccctcctcctcctcctgcttattcaccctCTCCATTGTCGGCGTTTCTATTGCAGTCACacgcgtgcacagtagcgctccctccggcgccagctcgcaatgttctctactggaaaatggcgctggagcgtgtgcagtagcgcAGGAGGGAGCCCTACTGCGCATATGCATGATTTCAATAGAAATTTCTGGCGATGgggcggtgaataagcaggaggaggagggagcggtgggcgtccagaaggtatgacgcaagggggtgcaCAGAACGCCCGCCATGCACAGTGGAGCTGATTAgcatatcgatttccacggtaattaacaaagactgggggggtctttttacaaacgtATAGCAGCACCTGcctagcctttttaaagtctattcaggcatatctttagctaaaaacatgaaaatctagtgatagagcccctttaaagaggatttaTTACTATTACTTGGTAAATTTCATAAGAGACCAAAATGTAAATGTCAGTCCTACTTGCAGCAGTGACGTAAGAGTCTTGGAAGTTTTGACTGCGCTATCCAACACCCTGATAGGACAGTGTGTTGGAAAGTAAGAGACTGTCTTTGTGTTGCATGTGACAGGAAAGAGCAGAACAACATAAAATAGCAATATAAAAAAACTGGCTGCACAGTAAATGACAGGACAcattaggggagggggggatttcTAATCCATCTGCTCCACTTTTCTGGCGTGAAAGGGTGTAAGTGTGGTGTATATTTTGCTCAAGACCCTTTTTGTGCCAGATATGTGCCGTTTTTCTTTCTACCTTTCACTTGACACTTAATGAAAGAGAGTAGGATAAAGACCATGATAAGCCAGTGCGGGGACACCCGTCAGATCTACTATAACTCCCACCAGGAAGCTAGTGTGGTTTTATTTTATGTGACTCCACTATGTGTATCACAGTAACAGTCCCAAAGTGGGATGTGGTTTCTGCTTTCACCTGGGTCTTCTGATGGAATGTAAAAGGATTCCCAGAGTGTTGCGAATGCTACTGACATGGCGGTATGGTCTCTGCTGAGTGAGTGCTGTGTCAGTCTTCTCCTCTGACACACAGAGGGGGGGTAACTGAAGTAGAGCTGTCAGTGTTAGTGTTGGTTTGTGACCTGGACACTCTTGAGGGGGACGTGCATGTAGTTTCTGAGGGGAAGCATCAGCCACAGAACTGACCTGTAAATAATGAGAAAAAGGAACCAACATGCTGCAGCAATCTGCCATGTCCACAAGCTAGACACAGACCCTAATGATGTTTTTAAACAGTTTACTAACAGTGTATCCCTGTATGAGGTTAACACACGGAGTTGGACAACCATGTACACATTAGATGACCTGTTATACTACCTTTTTCTTTGAGGCCTAGTACTGGCTGAGAGTGATCTTTAGATCTCTTTACAAGACTGCACAataaatggatatataatatatatatgttttttatatgttttttattacTTCCACACAGTACAGGATAGCAAAGCTCAGCTTCCCATACTGCAGCTTCGTAAGGTGTGGGCTGAAGCCGTCCATTATGTGTCAGGCTTAAAGGAGGACTACAGCCGCCTATATCAAGGTCAAAGAGCAGCCATGTAAGTACTAACCCTGATTGTTTAATGTATATGATGGGTAGTTGTTTTCTACTGTATGTTGACATTATATGTGCTTTTCAGGCTTAGTTTACTGCGGTACAATACCAATCTAACCAAGATGAAAAATACAATGGTATCCGCCTCTCAGCAACTGGAAGCCAAGCTGCAGTTCTTCAAAAAAAGCATTGAAATTGACCTTGAGCGTTACAGTGATCAAATGGCCTATGGAATCTGTGAGTTACATGACTATCAAGATGTCACATATTTTCTATGTATATTCTGCAgatgagaacccctttaaaacatactTAGAACCTCTCATGACATGTCTGAGTCATAAGAAAACAAGATCCAGTATAACATAAGGACTATACTTAATATAACAGATGTGTTACTTTTTTGTAAACTGACGTCCTGAGTTGAGTTTATagagaagaaaaaaattaaaaaattttttggggggagCCTTAAATGCCTCTGTTTATAGGATGTTTCACCGAGCCCTTATAGTACGGGTGTATATCTTTGTGCAAGGGTATTTTGGGTCTATTAAAAACCTCATAAtctttttgaagaaaaaaaaatctctgtagtGAATGTTAACCGCTTGCCCTCAAATATTGACGTAAACAGTGGATTTTCATATCTTGTAAGGCAGTGTATCTGCAGTCCTATAATATGCtgaattttattgtatttttcagCATCTGAAAAGATGTTGAGAGCTTGGAAAGAAATGGAGGATCGAGCAGTTGGCTGTGCAAAGGTATTGTGTATTATTttttaagtactgtatatactcgagtataagccgattttttttcagcacagttcttgtgctgaaaaagccccccccccccccggcttatactcaagttgagcaaaaaaaaaaatttactattttgcttaaaaaaatatattacaaaaataaagtaaataaaagtccctcctttccctagaatacatataagagtagaaaatgactgaaacacaaacacattaggtatccctgtgtctgaaagtgcccggtctactgaatataggggatctgcagtgctcctgttctgtggaAAAGGggctaataggagcactgcagataccctatattcagccagactgaattccaagtgggggaaaaaaaaaacagtcctcaagctcagggaaggggcagacagacaaccaaaacacccccctccccttccccagcatcttctgcacccaaaaactccgaccatttaaatttttgaaattttccagcagctgctgcattttcccccctcggcttatactcgagtcaataagttttcccagtttttttgcggtaaaattaggggcctcagcttatattcgggtcggcttatacttgagtatgtaCGGTATATCACAACATACAGCGTTAGTAATCTGCTTTCATCAGAAATGATGTAGGGTGTTATTATCTGATACTTTTGTAAAGTTATCTTGTTTATGCATAGGCTGGAGAGATTTCCTTCCTGGATGACCAGATAATGGGCCTTCACACAGAAATTGTTGAACTTCAGCGGAGTCCATATTCTCGTAGACAAGGCGATGTCATGGAGCACTTGTAAGATTTGCAATTGCCACAGTTTTTTTTATAACTAATTCATAATATAGTGTACATatctatgtacacacatacatatgtatTTTACCACATTGTATTGTACAGTTATTGTTCATAGTGAAAAGATATTGAAAAAGCAGATTTTAATGACCGTATAAATTGTATCAGTTGGAAATAGCAATCTGTATAACCCTTTGGCAACCTGTGATACacatgtatgtattatgtatgcaGATAGTGTGGAGGGGACTGAGGAGTTGACCTCACTCCATACACATCAAGTACTAGCTGTTTTAAGGTGTTGTcacagttaggctgggttcacacgatgtattttggcatgtaatgtgccacgtagacgccgcgggatcttcttcgggccgtatacgctcccgttgttttcaatgggagccggtaccgtatacacggcgctatttttcAACCATGATTTTtaggcggccgcaaaatagcgccgcgtatacagtactgtctcccattgaaaacaatgggagcgtacacGGCCCGAAacagatcccgcggcgtctacgtggcacattatgtgttaaaatacatcgtgtgaacccggccttaaaacTGCATTGGAAAAATCTGTACACCGCTTATTTATTTACCATGCATCACCTGAAAAGTCTATTCCTGGCCATGTATCTCTACAAACATCCTACCTGTATCAATATTGACTAGAGGTGTCACAGCATCTAGGGGTACTTTGAAAACCACAAaggtttttttctctagcctcaccattcctgagcattcaGTGCTGTTAGTTGTGGTGTCTGatttactatttagtctctgtactggcAGTcgaaggcaaggggtgtgattctgattggagctctgaatcatggcCCTCCCCTGCCTAACACTGGCCTTCTGACAATACAAAGCTTAAATCGTacgtcaggcaccaaaactatctgcacttattgctcaggaaggggggagggctagagaaaaaattccaactgtgctgggagCAGCACTTGTAAGATAGTCTTTAAAGATAGTGTGCAGACTTCTTATTACAGCCTTTCCTGAAGTAACTGAAACTTCTCCACAGATGTGATttcgtttttttttccacagggaACAGAAGGCTATAGAATTATACAAGCAATTGAAGCCACGAGCTCCAGGTACAGTCTCCACCAACTTatcatttattttaaaatgtagtattattatttcACGTTCATGGTGTAGAAATGGTGCAACTTTTTTCATCTCAGTTTTGCATCAAAAGCTGCAACTTTTCAGAGGCAGGGCAGGACCTCTGTGGcccacatatttattataattcactACAAAAAACTGCCACAAATTTGCATGTAAAATGTAGGCCAACTCCTAGCTGGCAATAGATTTCAGTTCTGGTGCATAGATGGAAGGGACACTTGCCACAATTTTCATGAACTGCGCATTGATGTGGGTAATTAATCAAATTAATTCAATAACTTTGCCCCTAAGGAATAGTCCGATTCTGTTTTTTAACAGAATCATGAAATGGACTCCTGCTCCGACCCTCTGGCGAGTCTTTCAGTATGGCAGCTGCTCACAAGCAGAGCGATTGCCAGAACTTCTGGGTATCCACTGTATTACAATAGCAGAGATCCATCCCATGATCAGAGTTCTTTCTGAGGCCAATTTCCCCCCCATCCCTCATCATGGTGTCTCCCGCTCACCTTTTCCTGCTGTTCCAGCTTCTGTCTCAGGCCTGTCTCAGTGATTAAACTATTGCGGCCTCAGTAGTTTTATAAGAatgcatagactgcaatacagttttaTTACAGTCTAAAGTACAAGCGATCTCTTGATCACAGTCTGAAAAAATGTATCTTCCATTGTGGAGGATATATTGCTGATAGGGGGTTGAGACTCTCAGTAATCCTGGGAACTGGGGATGTTTTATCTCTACTATGAATGTGAACACAGACGCACTCCTGCTCCCATTTATGTCAATGGGTGCACTGGTAGAAGCACCTCTCCAGCGTTCCTGTGAATAGTCCATGGGGTGCGTCAGTCTTTACCACATCCATGTTCACAATAGGGTATATAGGCATACAAAAACAAACTCATTTAGGGATCTCAAATCCCAAAATGCCTAAGCTATAAAAATCCCTATGTCATATGATTAATACAATtgcgtaaaaaaaattaaaaaatccaaataaaaataaaaaataaataaaaagatgatCAAAACAATGGACATTCCCCAAAACGGTAAGAATTAAAACTACATCTTGTGCCACAAAATTTGGCAAATACTaccggtaatttttttttttttttttttgtcaaaaataaaATCGAGATTCAAATTGAAAATCTTCCCaaggattttttaaaataatctagattttattttttgtcaaaaTCACCCAGCCCTAGatgtatgcttaaaggggtattcccataactcttgttctgcagcctgaaggctctgcactctcttcacttcctggatttctcgcacattagtgggcggggtttcacttgctctatctgctatgcattaccacagtatgatgctgatgtggaaactgatgtagcagagctggatttgagtcagcttgccttacatacagaggtaatggactccttatctcagtccttatcagccaaattcaattaaaccggctgataagtggaaaagctgaagatagacagcacagtaatcctggagctctcacctccccctcccctatatgaggagctctgttgcttgtcagcccctccctccccccctgagagcaggcagcttgggaaatgagcagataatcccaagggccagtgtcaacaatgaagtgaataaattaagatagcggccaaacaaagcagttttgataaagcaatgtatttaggaaaagtcttatatccttataaactagcagtatagataggatccttgttatgggacaacccctttaataaattaatCATTGACCTGAATCTGATCCGAGTAATGGAATTATGTCCTATAGGTAAAACTTGAGTGtttaatcccccctcccccagccacCCAGTATTTAACATATAGTCGGTTTTATAAACCTCAAGATTACTAATGCGAAATAATCCATTGTCAATTCCTTTTTGCAGATAATGCCTACAGTGATAGTACTGAAATGGTTAAAACAATTGTGCTGACT
It contains:
- the CHUK gene encoding inhibitor of nuclear factor kappa-B kinase subunit alpha, with product MDRPPVQQGTVCGPWDMKDRLGTGGFGNVCLYQNRDTGELIAIKSCRLELSSKNKERWCQEIQIMKRLNHPNVVKACEVPREMDVMVNSVPHLAMEYCSGGDLRKLLNKPENCCGLKESQVLNILSDIGSGIQYLHDNRIIHRDLKPENIVLQECNGKTVHKIIDLGYAKDLDQGSLCTSFVGTLQYLAPELFENKPYTVSVDYWSFGTMIFECIAGFRPFLHNMQPFTWHEKIKKKDPKHIYAYEEMSGEIRFSTHLPQPNNLCSNMVDQLETWLQLVLNWDPQQRGGGLESHTGRPQCFVMMDHILNLKIVHILNMTSAKILSFLLQPDESLHSLQSCIERETGITTCNQELLLEMGVSLDPRKPASQCVIDGVRGWDSYMVYLFDKSKTAYEGPFQPRHLSECVNYIVQDSKAQLPILQLRKVWAEAVHYVSGLKEDYSRLYQGQRAAMLSLLRYNTNLTKMKNTMVSASQQLEAKLQFFKKSIEIDLERYSDQMAYGISSEKMLRAWKEMEDRAVGCAKAGEISFLDDQIMGLHTEIVELQRSPYSRRQGDVMEHLEQKAIELYKQLKPRAPDNAYSDSTEMVKTIVLTVQGQDKVLKELFGHLSRLLGCKQKIIDLLPQIEMTVNNIKEADNSLMQMQAKRQREIWHLLKIACTQSSARSLGPSSLETPRTSGLPDPNSPQALSSMSIIKDKTRETYKRAIDENQFYQKQLSTLIMASTTEQESSLISMDWSWLQQ